From the genome of Scytonema hofmannii PCC 7110, one region includes:
- a CDS encoding ADP-ribosylglycohydrolase family protein codes for MRYSLLNRCHGVLLGAIIGENTALRNKDVSENAQVLSEEAMHWSQIATSYTESLIALSPIETSARWCKQQQEQGIQLEDGLSVIPASVPVVLFFHENLIKLRQNSIAIAEFWQSDPMIRDGMLAVSYAIAQSLTEKLTPATLIPQTISFIGETPTSLPKQLLKVKNLLESGAGLDSAQAELTREEKPGNVIAMAFYCFLSTLEDFSLAVLRADRLGRYSKTIATLTGALSGAYNSTAGIPLTWQISLDRSNLAQKWQIASSYNMLRLIKTLMAVWSGVYDIARDSNEFGEEKSLLGSSFWSPSQAIAAPRVIRLR; via the coding sequence ATGCGTTATTCACTTTTAAATCGCTGTCATGGAGTCTTACTAGGGGCAATTATTGGGGAAAACACAGCTTTAAGGAATAAAGATGTTTCTGAGAATGCACAAGTGCTATCAGAAGAAGCTATGCATTGGAGCCAAATAGCAACTTCTTATACTGAAAGTTTGATTGCACTTTCGCCGATTGAGACTAGCGCTCGTTGGTGCAAGCAGCAGCAAGAGCAAGGAATACAACTAGAAGATGGGTTGTCAGTTATTCCCGCATCTGTACCAGTGGTACTATTTTTTCATGAAAATTTAATTAAGTTGCGCCAAAACTCGATCGCGATCGCAGAATTTTGGCAGAGCGATCCAATGATAAGAGACGGAATGCTAGCAGTAAGTTATGCGATCGCTCAATCTCTAACGGAAAAACTGACCCCAGCCACCCTCATCCCCCAAACCATTTCCTTTATTGGAGAAACACCAACAAGTTTGCCAAAACAGCTATTAAAAGTTAAGAATTTATTAGAAAGTGGCGCGGGGTTAGACAGCGCACAAGCTGAGTTAACCAGAGAAGAAAAGCCAGGAAACGTCATAGCTATGGCATTTTACTGTTTTCTTAGTACGCTAGAAGATTTTAGTCTTGCAGTATTACGAGCAGATAGGTTGGGTCGTTACTCAAAAACGATCGCTACATTGACGGGTGCTTTATCAGGAGCATATAACAGCACAGCAGGTATTCCCCTGACTTGGCAAATCTCACTTGATCGTTCAAATTTAGCTCAAAAGTGGCAAATAGCTAGCTCTTATAATATGTTAAGATTAATAAAGACACTAATGGCAGTGTGGTCAGGAGTGTATGATATTGCTCGTGATTCAAATGAGTTTGGCGAAGAAAAGAGTTTGTTGGGGTCGAGTTTCTGGTCGCCCTCACAGGCAATAGCAGCTCCTCGCGTCATTCGGCTGCGCTAA
- the aroQ gene encoding type II 3-dehydroquinate dehydratase: MQGLSSASLSILVLHGPNLNLLGQREPGIYGSLTLAEINRILEDEGAKVQAKIYPIQSNHEGALVDAIHDSLGQHNGILINAGAYTHTSVALRDAIAAVNLPTVEVHLSNIYRREDFRHHSYIAPVVIGQISGFGAQSYTLGLQALVHHLRRL; encoded by the coding sequence GTGCAAGGCTTGTCATCAGCGTCCCTAAGTATTCTAGTATTGCACGGACCTAACCTTAATCTCCTCGGACAGCGAGAGCCAGGAATTTATGGCTCGCTGACACTAGCCGAAATCAATCGGATTTTGGAAGATGAAGGTGCAAAAGTGCAAGCAAAAATTTATCCAATACAATCAAACCATGAAGGTGCTTTAGTAGACGCTATTCATGACTCACTGGGGCAACATAATGGTATTTTGATTAACGCTGGCGCGTACACCCATACAAGTGTGGCATTACGAGATGCGATCGCTGCTGTGAATTTACCGACAGTAGAAGTGCATTTAAGTAACATCTACCGCAGGGAAGATTTTCGCCATCACTCGTACATAGCTCCAGTAGTGATTGGGCAAATTAGCGGATTTGGTGCACAAAGCTATACGTTGGGCTTACAGGCGTTAGTGCATCACTTAAGAAGATTATGA